Proteins encoded by one window of Oreochromis niloticus isolate F11D_XX unplaced genomic scaffold, O_niloticus_UMD_NMBU tig00000768_pilon, whole genome shotgun sequence:
- the LOC112844698 gene encoding glycine-rich cell wall structural protein 1.0-like isoform X2, whose amino-acid sequence MTATTSSHWPGKWPDRTCRASRPDRASRPDRTCRASRPDRTCRASRPGRTSRPGRTGRPEGRGRANGGVEGGRHCRGAGAEAGDGGAAGDADEAGAGPGDAEASEAAAGDAEDSEAAAGEDEDSEAAAGEDEDSEAAAGEDEDSEAAAGEDEDSEAAAGEDEDSEAGRGEGEDSEAGRGEGGAAGDGVGAAGGGTAGNGVGAAGGGTTGDAEAGAGPGDGVGAAGAKAGAGPGDEAEAGPGDEAGAEAGPGEDEAAGDETGGGTAGDGVGAAGGGTAGDGVGAAGGGTAGDGVGAAGGGTAGDGVGAADGDAASNDVGAAGGNVGGG is encoded by the exons ATGACGGCAACGACGTCCAGTCAttggcctggaaagtggccggacaggacgtgcagggcgagcaggccggacagggcgagcaggccggacaggacgtgcagggcgagcaggccggacaggacgtgCAGGGCGAGCAGGCCGGGCAGGACGAGTAGGCCGGGCAGGACGGGCAGGCCGGAAGGGCGAGGACGTGCAAACGGAGGCGTGGAAGGAGGCCGGCACTGTCGAGGCGCAGGCGCGGAAGCCGGagatggtggcgctgcaggcgatgCCGATGAAGCgggagctggaccaggcgacgctgaagccTCGGAGGCCGCAGCcggcgacgctgaagactcggaggccgcAGCCGGCGAGGACGAAGACTCGGAGGCCGCAGCCGGCGAGGACGAAGACTCGGAGGCCGCAGCCGGCGAGGACGAAGACTCGGAGGCCGCAGCCGGCGAGGACGAAGACTCGGAGGCCGCAGCCGGCGAGGAcgaagactcggaggccggACGGGGCGAAG GcgaagactcggaggccggACGGGGCGaaggtggcgctgcaggcgacggcgtgggagccgcaggtggtggcactgcaggtaacggcgtgggagccgcaggtggtggcactacaggcgacgctgaagctggggctggaccaggcgacggcgtaGGCGCTGCAGGCGCTAAAGCtggggctggaccaggcgacgaggctgaagctggaccaggagACGAAGCTGGAGCTGAagccggaccaggcgaggacGAAGCTGCAGGCGACGAAAcaggtggtggcactgcaggcgacggcgtgggagccgcaggcggtggcactgcaggcgacggcgtgggagccgcaggcggtggcactgcaggcgacggcgtgggagccgcaggcggtggcactgcaggcgacggcgtgggagccgcagacGGGGATGCTGCAAGCAACGATGTGGGCGCTGCAGGGGGCAACGTAGGTGGTGGCTGA
- the LOC112844698 gene encoding glycine-rich cell wall structural protein 1.0-like isoform X1 has protein sequence MTATTSSHWPGKWPDRTCRASRPDRASRPDRTCRASRPDRTCRASRPGRTSRPGRTGRPEGRGRANGGVEGGRHCRGAGAEAGDGGAAGDADEAGAGPGDAEASEAAAGDAEDSEAAAGEDEDSEAAAGEDEDSEAAAGEDEDSEAAAGEDEDSEAAAGEDEDSEAGRGEGEDSEAGRGEGGAAGDGVGAAGGGTAGNGVGAAGGGTTGDAEAGAGPGDGVGAAGAKAGAGPGDEAEAGPGDEAGAEAGPGEDEAAGDETGGGTAGDGVGAAGGGTAGDGVGAAGGGTAGDGVGAAGGGTAGDGVGAADGDAASNDVGAAGGNVGGG, from the exons ATGACGGCAACGACGTCCAGTCAttggcctggaaagtggccggacaggacgtgcagggcgagcaggccggacagggcgagcaggccggacaggacgtgcagggcgagcaggccggacaggacgtgCAGGGCGAGCAGGCCGGGCAGGACGAGTAGGCCGGGCAGGACGGGCAGGCCGGAAGGGCGAGGACGTGCAAACGGAGGCGTGGAAGGAGGCCGGCACTGTCGAGGCGCAGGCGCGGAAGCCGGagatggtggcgctgcaggcgatgCCGATGAAGCgggagctggaccaggcgacgctgaagccTCGGAGGCCGCAGCcggcgacgctgaagactcggaggccgcAGCCGGCGAGGACGAAGACTCGGAGGCCGCAGCCGGCGAGGACGAAGACTCGGAGGCCGCAGCCGGCGAGGACGAAGACTCGGAGGCCGCAGCCGGCGAGGACGAAGACTCGGAGGCCGCAGCCGGCGAGGAcgaagactcggaggccggACGGGGCGAAGGCGAAGACTCGGAG gccggACGGGGCGaaggtggcgctgcaggcgacggcgtgggagccgcaggtggtggcactgcaggtaacggcgtgggagccgcaggtggtggcactacaggcgacgctgaagctggggctggaccaggcgacggcgtaGGCGCTGCAGGCGCTAAAGCtggggctggaccaggcgacgaggctgaagctggaccaggagACGAAGCTGGAGCTGAagccggaccaggcgaggacGAAGCTGCAGGCGACGAAAcaggtggtggcactgcaggcgacggcgtgggagccgcaggcggtggcactgcaggcgacggcgtgggagccgcaggcggtggcactgcaggcgacggcgtgggagccgcaggcggtggcactgcaggcgacggcgtgggagccgcagacGGGGATGCTGCAAGCAACGATGTGGGCGCTGCAGGGGGCAACGTAGGTGGTGGCTGA